Proteins encoded by one window of Hafnia alvei:
- the glsA gene encoding glutaminase A, which produces MKTKVISAFFIIVCLMGNTYAKTAPNTDYSTLVQDAYTQFKNDKRGDVADYIPALAKYSPDNYAIVIATVDGQIFSAGNKDALFPLESLTKVFTLALVMEQQGQKQTLNKLGANATGLPFNSGLAVELRPERPQNPLVNAGAISSVSLLNAKNPDAKWQQIIGNLNAFADNQLHVNQEVYQSESETNQHNQALALLMQSYGRLYSNPREAVDLYTRQCSVDASTLDLAKMGATLANHGQSPYSGKRLIAEENVPKILAEMAIAGLYDGSGQWLYNVGIPAKSGVGGGIFAVVPGKYAVAVYSPPLDKEGNSVRAQEAIEYIAHATQANVFR; this is translated from the coding sequence ATGAAAACGAAAGTTATCTCCGCTTTTTTTATCATCGTGTGTTTGATGGGAAATACCTATGCAAAAACTGCCCCGAACACGGACTATTCAACCCTAGTGCAGGATGCCTACACGCAATTTAAAAATGATAAACGTGGCGATGTGGCGGATTACATTCCCGCCTTAGCGAAATATAGCCCTGATAATTACGCTATCGTTATCGCCACCGTTGATGGGCAGATATTTTCCGCAGGCAATAAAGACGCACTTTTTCCACTCGAATCTCTCACCAAAGTATTTACTCTGGCGCTGGTGATGGAGCAACAAGGGCAAAAACAGACGCTGAATAAGCTGGGTGCGAATGCCACTGGGCTTCCCTTTAATTCAGGCTTAGCCGTTGAGCTGCGCCCAGAGCGTCCTCAGAATCCGCTGGTGAATGCGGGTGCTATCAGCTCGGTGAGTTTGCTTAACGCCAAGAACCCTGATGCTAAATGGCAACAGATTATCGGTAATCTGAATGCCTTTGCTGATAACCAACTGCACGTTAACCAAGAGGTTTATCAGTCTGAATCAGAAACCAATCAGCATAATCAGGCGCTCGCCTTGCTGATGCAGTCGTACGGTCGGCTGTATAGCAATCCGCGCGAAGCCGTGGATCTTTATACCCGCCAGTGCTCGGTGGACGCCTCCACCCTCGACTTAGCGAAGATGGGCGCGACGCTTGCCAATCATGGTCAATCACCTTATAGCGGTAAACGTCTGATCGCTGAAGAGAACGTGCCAAAGATTCTGGCTGAAATGGCAATTGCGGGGCTATACGACGGTTCAGGCCAATGGCTGTATAACGTGGGGATCCCTGCTAAAAGTGGCGTAGGCGGCGGAATTTTTGCCGTTGTGCCGGGGAAATATGCGGTTGCGGTCTATTCACCGCCGCTGGATAAAGAAGGAAACAGCGTGCGTGCGCAGGAAGCCATTGAGTACATCGCCCATGCCACACAGGCGAATGTGTTTCGCTAA